One window of Pectobacterium carotovorum genomic DNA carries:
- a CDS encoding DMT family transporter, giving the protein MNTKQQTGIGLCLALTTAVCWGALPIAMKQVLVVMEPYTIVWYRFFIASIGLGIILSSRKTLPPMRVFRHRRWWVLLLIATAGLLGNFVFFSSSLQYLSPTASQVIGQLSPVGMMFASVLILKEKMRGTQVIGAIMLICGLILFFNTSLIEIFTRLTDYTLGVLLGVCASAVWVSYGVAQKVLLRRLTSQQILFLLYVLCVVFITPFAKLEVIFQLSNWQLICLLFCGANTLIGYGALAEAMARWQASQVSAVITLTPLFTLLFSDLLALGWPTFFAAPVLNWVGYVGAFVVVAGAMFSAIGHRFLPGKKEPVLPLVAKK; this is encoded by the coding sequence ATGAATACTAAACAACAGACGGGCATCGGTCTTTGTCTGGCGCTGACTACGGCTGTTTGCTGGGGGGCGTTACCGATAGCCATGAAACAGGTTCTGGTGGTGATGGAACCTTATACGATTGTTTGGTATCGCTTTTTTATCGCTTCGATTGGACTCGGTATTATTCTGTCATCCCGTAAGACGTTGCCGCCAATGCGGGTTTTCCGGCATCGGCGTTGGTGGGTTCTGCTACTGATTGCGACGGCTGGACTACTGGGTAACTTTGTTTTCTTTAGCTCATCCCTGCAATATCTGAGCCCGACGGCGTCTCAGGTTATCGGGCAGCTTTCCCCCGTAGGCATGATGTTCGCCAGCGTACTTATCCTAAAGGAAAAGATGCGCGGTACGCAGGTTATCGGCGCGATCATGCTGATCTGTGGTCTGATCCTGTTCTTTAATACCAGCCTGATTGAGATTTTTACCCGACTGACGGACTACACGTTGGGCGTATTGCTGGGTGTTTGCGCCTCGGCGGTATGGGTATCCTATGGTGTAGCGCAGAAAGTTCTATTGCGACGTCTGACATCGCAGCAGATTCTGTTTTTGTTATATGTGCTGTGCGTCGTCTTTATCACGCCTTTTGCCAAGCTTGAGGTTATTTTCCAACTGAGCAACTGGCAGCTTATTTGCCTGCTATTCTGCGGTGCGAATACGTTGATTGGCTATGGTGCGCTGGCTGAGGCAATGGCTCGCTGGCAGGCGTCGCAGGTTAGTGCAGTCATTACGCTGACGCCGTTGTTTACGCTGCTGTTTTCCGATCTGCTGGCGTTAGGGTGGCCGACTTTCTTTGCTGCGCCCGTACTGAATTGGGTTGGCTATGTCGGTGCGTTTGTAGTTGTTGCAGGTGCCATGTTTTCCGCTATTGGACATCGTTTCCTTCCTGGAAAAAAAGAGCCTGTGCTGCCATTGGTAGCGAAAAAGTAG
- a CDS encoding helix-turn-helix domain-containing protein, with product MILRKQDWHPADIIAALRKKNTTLAAVSRAAGLSSSTLANALSRPWPKGEWLIADALNIHPSEIWPSRYYNPETNELIDRKKLIRPD from the coding sequence ATGATTTTAAGGAAACAAGACTGGCATCCCGCTGATATCATTGCTGCACTGCGCAAGAAAAATACGACGCTGGCGGCGGTATCGCGAGCGGCCGGGTTAAGCTCATCCACGCTAGCTAATGCGCTCTCACGCCCTTGGCCCAAAGGGGAATGGCTTATTGCCGATGCGCTGAATATTCACCCATCTGAGATTTGGCCCAGCCGCTATTACAATCCAGAAACCAATGAGCTTATAGACAGAAAAAAACTTATCCGTCCCGATTAA
- the dacB gene encoding serine-type D-Ala-D-Ala carboxypeptidase has protein sequence MRFSSIVTGLACAFVLHANAASVEDHRQYLPDGANLALLVQKVGATTPSMAFNSQQMALPASTQKVITALAALLQLGPDYRFITTIESHGPVTSGIMNGNLIVRFSGDPTLKRQQIRNMVQELRKRGIQEIAGDVLIDTSVFASHDKAPGWPWNDMTQCFSAPPGAAIVDRNCFSVSLYSAPKAGDNAFIRVASYYPVQMFSEVRTLAKGSSDAQYCELDVVPGELNRFTLTGCLTQRTEPLPLAFAIQDGASYAGAIVKDELQQADIRIKGSLRRQTQPGPAGSVLAQTQSPPMHDLLTIMLKKSDNMIADTVFRTIGHERFSVPGTWRAGADAVRQILRQKAGVDLGNSIVVDGSGLSRHNLISPETMMQVLQYIAQHDNELNYITMLPLSGYDGTLRYRGGLHEAGVDGKVSAKTGALQGVYNLAGFITTASGQRMAFVQFLSGYAVPPEDQRARRVPLVRFESRLYKDIYQSN, from the coding sequence ATGCGTTTTTCATCAATTGTTACCGGACTTGCCTGTGCTTTTGTTCTGCATGCCAATGCAGCTTCTGTTGAGGATCATCGCCAATATTTACCAGATGGTGCCAATTTGGCGCTATTGGTACAAAAAGTTGGCGCAACAACACCCAGTATGGCCTTCAATAGCCAGCAAATGGCGCTTCCGGCCAGTACGCAAAAGGTGATAACCGCATTAGCGGCATTACTGCAATTGGGTCCAGATTATCGATTCATCACCACGATAGAAAGCCACGGGCCTGTCACCAGCGGTATTATGAACGGTAACCTCATCGTACGGTTTAGCGGCGATCCTACGCTTAAGCGCCAGCAAATACGGAATATGGTGCAGGAATTAAGAAAGCGCGGGATACAGGAAATCGCCGGGGATGTACTGATCGACACCTCAGTGTTCGCCAGCCACGATAAAGCGCCAGGCTGGCCCTGGAACGACATGACACAATGCTTCAGCGCCCCGCCGGGTGCCGCGATTGTCGATCGCAACTGCTTCTCCGTTTCCCTCTACAGTGCGCCTAAAGCAGGTGATAATGCGTTTATCCGCGTTGCATCCTATTATCCGGTGCAAATGTTCAGCGAGGTCCGCACGCTGGCTAAAGGCTCCTCCGATGCCCAATACTGCGAGCTGGATGTGGTTCCTGGGGAATTGAATCGCTTTACGCTTACGGGCTGTCTGACCCAGCGCACAGAACCGCTTCCGCTGGCGTTCGCGATTCAGGATGGAGCCAGCTATGCCGGCGCTATCGTTAAAGATGAACTACAGCAGGCAGATATCCGTATTAAAGGCAGCCTTCGTCGCCAGACGCAGCCAGGTCCGGCAGGAAGCGTACTGGCTCAAACACAATCGCCTCCGATGCACGACCTGCTCACTATCATGCTGAAAAAATCAGACAATATGATAGCCGATACGGTTTTTCGTACCATTGGACATGAGCGTTTTAGCGTGCCGGGAACGTGGCGCGCTGGCGCTGATGCCGTGCGACAAATCCTGCGTCAGAAAGCGGGTGTAGATTTAGGAAACAGCATTGTTGTAGATGGTTCAGGCCTGTCAAGACACAACCTGATTTCACCGGAAACGATGATGCAGGTATTGCAGTACATTGCACAGCACGATAATGAACTGAATTACATCACGATGCTTCCGCTTTCCGGCTATGACGGCACATTGCGTTATCGTGGCGGCCTGCATGAAGCTGGCGTTGATGGCAAGGTTTCGGCTAAAACCGGGGCATTGCAGGGCGTATACAATCTGGCAGGCTTCATTACTACCGCGAGCGGCCAGCGTATGGCATTCGTCCAGTTCCTATCCGGCTATGCTGTGCCGCCAGAAGACCAGCGCGCCCGTCGCGTCCCTCTGGTGAGATTTGAAAGCCGTCTCTACAAAGATATTTATCAGAGCAATTAA
- the rpmA gene encoding 50S ribosomal protein L27 translates to MAHKKAGGSTRNGRDSNAQRLGVKRFGGESVLAGNIIVRQRGTKFHAGTNVGCGKDHTLFALTDGKVQFEVKGPKNRKFISIVAE, encoded by the coding sequence ATGGCACACAAGAAAGCTGGCGGTTCAACCCGTAACGGTCGTGACTCTAACGCACAACGTCTGGGCGTAAAACGTTTTGGCGGCGAAAGTGTACTGGCTGGTAACATCATCGTTCGTCAACGTGGTACTAAATTCCACGCAGGAACTAACGTTGGCTGCGGGAAAGACCATACTCTGTTTGCTTTGACTGATGGTAAAGTTCAGTTTGAAGTTAAAGGCCCGAAAAACCGTAAATTTATCAGCATCGTTGCTGAATAA
- a CDS encoding putative DNA-binding transcriptional regulator produces the protein MKKEWFATSELVGVGGLPKSRQGLNKRAREDGWEKRRRKGVQGRGVEYSIHSLPDTVKKSLLLEIEPSAYAAKQPAALAVWMKIYQQLSEKERDELITYILRVGVSTTLSQLGITPSDKEPVSSFEID, from the coding sequence ATGAAAAAAGAGTGGTTTGCTACCAGCGAATTGGTTGGAGTCGGCGGCCTTCCGAAATCAAGACAAGGATTGAATAAGCGCGCCCGTGAGGATGGATGGGAGAAGCGTCGCCGTAAAGGCGTCCAGGGAAGAGGAGTGGAGTACTCAATTCACAGCTTGCCGGATACGGTAAAAAAATCCCTGTTACTCGAAATCGAGCCTTCCGCCTACGCGGCTAAACAGCCTGCGGCATTGGCGGTCTGGATGAAAATTTACCAGCAACTATCTGAAAAAGAAAGAGATGAGCTAATCACTTATATTCTGCGGGTCGGGGTATCTACTACGTTGAGCCAACTGGGTATAACGCCATCGGATAAGGAACCTGTCTCATCGTTCGAGATTGATTGA
- the mdh gene encoding malate dehydrogenase has translation MKVAVLGAAGGIGQALALLLKTQLPSGSELSLYDIAPVTPGVAVDLSHIPTAVKIKGYSGEDAKPALVGADIVLISAGVARKPGMDRSDLFNVNAGIVRNLVEQIAVTCPKACIGIITNPVNTTVAIAAEVLKKAGVYDKNKLFGVTTLDIIRSNTFVAELKGKQPQDINVPVIGGHSGVTILPLLSQVPGISFSEQEVADLTKRIQNAGTEVVEAKAGGGSATLSMGQAAARFGLSLVRALQGESGVVECAYVESDGEHARFFAQPVLLGKDGVTERKDIGALSAFEKNALNSMLDTLKHDIELGETFIK, from the coding sequence ATGAAAGTTGCAGTTCTCGGAGCAGCAGGTGGTATCGGTCAGGCACTCGCACTCCTCCTCAAAACCCAGCTTCCTTCAGGTTCAGAACTATCCCTTTACGATATCGCCCCAGTAACGCCGGGTGTTGCCGTCGATCTGAGCCATATTCCTACAGCAGTGAAGATCAAAGGCTATAGCGGTGAAGATGCTAAACCAGCGCTTGTTGGTGCAGATATCGTGCTGATCTCCGCGGGTGTGGCACGTAAACCTGGTATGGATCGTTCCGATCTGTTCAACGTCAATGCTGGCATTGTGCGTAATCTGGTTGAGCAAATTGCGGTTACTTGCCCGAAAGCCTGTATCGGTATCATCACCAACCCAGTGAATACGACCGTTGCCATCGCAGCAGAAGTGCTGAAAAAAGCTGGCGTATATGACAAAAACAAACTGTTCGGCGTCACAACGCTGGATATCATCCGTTCCAACACGTTCGTTGCTGAGCTGAAAGGCAAACAGCCGCAGGACATTAATGTGCCGGTTATCGGTGGACACTCTGGTGTGACGATTCTGCCACTGCTGTCTCAGGTTCCTGGTATCAGCTTCAGCGAGCAGGAAGTGGCCGATCTGACCAAGCGTATCCAGAATGCGGGTACTGAGGTTGTTGAAGCCAAAGCGGGTGGCGGATCGGCAACGCTGTCTATGGGTCAGGCTGCTGCACGTTTTGGTCTGTCTCTGGTGCGTGCACTACAAGGTGAAAGCGGAGTGGTAGAATGTGCATACGTTGAAAGTGATGGTGAACACGCCCGCTTCTTCGCTCAGCCAGTTCTGTTAGGCAAAGACGGCGTCACCGAGCGTAAAGACATCGGCGCATTAAGTGCTTTCGAGAAAAATGCACTGAACAGCATGCTGGATACACTGAAGCACGATATTGAGCTGGGCGAGACGTTCATTAAGTAA
- the rplU gene encoding 50S ribosomal protein L21 gives MYAVFQSGGKQHRVSEGQTVRLEKLDIATGEAVEFDQVLMVANGEEIKIGVPFVDGGKIKAEVVAHGRGEKVKIVKFRRRKHYRKQAGHRQWFTDVKITGISA, from the coding sequence ATGTACGCAGTTTTCCAAAGTGGTGGTAAACAACACCGAGTAAGCGAAGGTCAAACCGTTCGCTTGGAAAAGCTGGACATCGCAACTGGTGAAGCCGTTGAGTTTGACCAAGTTCTGATGGTTGCCAATGGTGAAGAAATCAAAATCGGCGTTCCTTTTGTCGATGGCGGTAAAATCAAAGCTGAAGTTGTTGCTCATGGTCGTGGCGAAAAGGTGAAGATCGTTAAGTTCCGTCGCCGTAAACACTACCGTAAGCAAGCAGGCCACCGTCAGTGGTTCACTGACGTGAAAATTACCGGCATCAGCGCTTAA
- a CDS encoding putative DNA-binding transcriptional regulator, producing the protein MDKEWFATSELVGVGGLPKSPQGLNKRARDDGWEKRRRKGVQGRGVEYSIRSLPNEVRNSLLVRENPPTEYYRIDNEPTLLSSWVHIFHQLSVDERTRLINFILREGTIAMLSRLDDVAIDQTA; encoded by the coding sequence ATGGACAAAGAATGGTTTGCAACAAGTGAGCTGGTTGGCGTAGGTGGATTGCCTAAGTCGCCACAGGGGCTGAATAAACGGGCACGAGACGACGGTTGGGAAAAGCGTAGGCGGAAAGGGGTTCAAGGGCGCGGTGTCGAATATTCTATTCGCAGTTTGCCGAACGAAGTCAGGAACTCTCTTTTAGTGAGAGAAAACCCGCCAACCGAATATTATCGTATTGATAATGAGCCGACCCTGCTGTCATCGTGGGTGCATATTTTCCATCAACTTTCCGTTGATGAACGAACCCGGCTGATTAATTTCATCTTGCGTGAAGGGACAATAGCGATGCTGTCTCGGCTGGATGATGTCGCCATCGACCAGACTGCCTAG
- the ispB gene encoding octaprenyl diphosphate synthase, producing MNLEQITALTTQDMAAVNNVILEQLNSDVVLINQLGHYIISGGGKRIRPMIAVLAARALDYNGDKHVTVAALIEFIHTATLLHDDVVDESDMRRGKATANAAFGNAASVLVGDFIYTRAFQMMTSLESLRVLALMSEAVNVIAEGEVLQLMNCNDPDITEESYMRVIYSKTARLFEAAAQSSSILAGATPEQEKALQDYGRYLGTAFQLIDDLLDYSADGETLGKNTGDDLNEGKPTLPLLHAMRNGNAEQSSLIRKAIEEGNGRHLLEPVLAAMQQCGSLDYTRQRAEEEADKAISALQLLPETPHRMALEGLAHLAVQRDF from the coding sequence ATGAATCTAGAACAAATTACAGCATTAACTACGCAGGATATGGCGGCTGTTAATAACGTCATTCTTGAACAGCTGAATTCCGACGTCGTTTTGATAAACCAGCTTGGACATTACATCATCAGCGGTGGTGGAAAACGTATACGCCCGATGATTGCTGTACTTGCCGCCAGAGCCCTCGACTATAACGGTGATAAGCATGTCACTGTCGCAGCACTGATCGAATTTATCCATACCGCAACACTGCTGCATGATGATGTGGTAGACGAGTCAGACATGCGCCGAGGTAAAGCGACAGCAAATGCCGCCTTTGGCAACGCAGCGAGCGTGTTGGTTGGGGATTTCATCTATACCCGCGCTTTCCAGATGATGACCAGCCTCGAATCGTTACGCGTGCTGGCGCTGATGTCAGAAGCGGTAAACGTCATTGCTGAAGGTGAAGTCTTGCAGCTAATGAACTGCAACGACCCGGATATCACTGAAGAAAGCTATATGCGTGTCATTTACAGTAAAACGGCGCGTTTATTTGAAGCCGCAGCGCAATCTTCATCCATCCTTGCCGGCGCGACCCCAGAGCAGGAAAAGGCGCTTCAGGACTATGGCCGCTACCTGGGCACCGCATTCCAGTTAATTGATGATCTGCTCGACTACAGCGCAGACGGCGAAACGCTGGGTAAAAACACGGGCGATGACCTCAATGAAGGCAAGCCAACGCTGCCGTTACTGCACGCGATGCGTAATGGAAATGCAGAACAGAGTTCGCTGATTCGCAAAGCGATTGAAGAAGGAAACGGGCGCCATCTACTGGAACCGGTGCTTGCAGCCATGCAGCAATGCGGTTCACTTGATTATACGCGTCAGCGTGCCGAAGAAGAGGCAGATAAGGCAATTAGCGCACTACAGCTGCTGCCAGAAACGCCGCACCGTATGGCGCTCGAAGGCCTCGCCCACTTAGCCGTACAGCGTGATTTCTAA
- the argR gene encoding transcriptional regulator ArgR yields MRNSTKQEDLVKAFKALLKEEKFSSQSEIVQALQDEGFENINQSKVSRMLTKFGAVRTRNAKMEMVYCLPAELGVPTTSSPLKNLVLDVDYNDAVVVIHTSPGAAQLIARLLDSLGKSEGILGTIAGDDTIFTTPARGFSVKQLYEAILVLFEQEL; encoded by the coding sequence ATGCGAAATTCGACAAAACAAGAAGACCTCGTTAAAGCGTTCAAAGCGCTGTTAAAGGAAGAGAAATTCAGTTCTCAAAGTGAAATTGTTCAGGCATTGCAAGACGAAGGATTTGAAAACATCAACCAATCCAAGGTGTCACGCATGCTAACGAAATTTGGCGCCGTGCGCACACGCAATGCCAAAATGGAGATGGTGTATTGTCTCCCTGCCGAGCTTGGCGTCCCGACGACGTCCAGCCCGCTGAAGAACCTTGTACTGGACGTGGATTACAATGATGCCGTCGTCGTGATCCATACCAGCCCTGGCGCCGCGCAGCTCATTGCTCGCCTGCTGGACTCACTAGGTAAGTCAGAAGGCATTCTCGGCACCATTGCAGGGGATGACACTATTTTTACCACCCCAGCAAGAGGCTTCAGCGTCAAACAGCTTTACGAAGCGATTCTGGTGCTATTCGAACAAGAGCTATAA
- the greA gene encoding transcription elongation factor GreA, whose protein sequence is MKQFPMTLRGAEKLREELDHLKSVRRPEIIAAIAEAREHGDLKENAEYHAAREQQGFCEGRIQDIEAKLSNAQVIDVTKMAANNGRVIFGATVTVMNLDNEEEQTYRIVGDDEADFKQNLISVNSPIARGLIGKEQDDVVVIRTPGGDVEYEILKVEYL, encoded by the coding sequence ATGAAACAATTTCCGATGACATTGCGTGGCGCTGAAAAATTGCGCGAAGAGCTTGACCACCTGAAATCTGTGCGTCGACCCGAAATTATTGCGGCGATTGCCGAAGCGCGTGAGCACGGCGATCTGAAAGAAAACGCAGAATATCATGCTGCACGTGAGCAGCAGGGCTTCTGTGAAGGGCGTATCCAAGATATCGAGGCAAAACTGTCTAACGCACAGGTTATCGATGTCACGAAAATGGCGGCGAACAATGGGCGCGTCATTTTTGGTGCGACCGTGACGGTGATGAATCTGGATAACGAAGAAGAGCAAACCTACCGGATTGTTGGTGATGACGAAGCGGATTTTAAACAGAATCTGATCTCTGTGAATTCCCCTATCGCGCGTGGCCTGATCGGTAAAGAGCAAGATGACGTCGTGGTTATCCGTACGCCGGGTGGCGACGTGGAATATGAGATCCTGAAGGTCGAATATCTATAA
- the yhbY gene encoding ribosome assembly RNA-binding protein YhbY: protein MNLSNKQKQHLKGLAHPLKPVVMLGNNGLTEGVLAEIEQALAHHELIKIKVATEDRETKALIVEAIVRETGAANVQVIGHTLVLYRPAKERKIVLPR, encoded by the coding sequence ATGAACCTAAGTAATAAACAAAAACAACACCTGAAAGGCTTGGCACATCCGCTAAAACCGGTTGTCATGCTGGGCAATAACGGTCTCACCGAAGGTGTTCTGGCTGAGATCGAACAAGCATTAGCGCATCACGAACTGATCAAGATAAAAGTAGCGACAGAAGACCGCGAAACCAAAGCCTTGATTGTTGAAGCGATTGTTCGTGAAACGGGTGCCGCTAACGTCCAGGTCATCGGCCATACGCTGGTGCTCTACCGTCCTGCGAAAGAACGTAAAATTGTGTTACCACGATAA
- the cgtA gene encoding Obg family GTPase CgtA: MKFVDEATILVVAGDGGNGCVSFRREKYIPNGGPDGGDGGDGGDVYLLADENLNTLIDYRFEKSFRAERGQNGQSRDCTGKRGKDITIKVPVGTRVLDQGTGEVLGDMTRHQQSLMVAKGGWHGLGNTRFKSSVNRAPRQKTSGTKGEERELTLELLLLADVGMLGLPNAGKSTFIRAVSAAKPKVADYPFTTLVPSLGVVRMDSEQSFVVADIPGLIEGASEGAGLGIRFLKHLERCRVLLHLVDLAPIDESDPIENAKIIINELEQYGAGLAEKPRWLVFNKVDLIDKAEAEKRAKDIAAALGWDDKYYLISAANREGVNPLCWDVMNFLKANPKVTAIAESAPEKVEFMWDDYHREQLAEIEKEAEEEWDDDWDDEDDEGVEIIYQK, encoded by the coding sequence ATGAAGTTTGTAGATGAAGCCACAATTCTCGTTGTGGCAGGCGATGGCGGTAACGGTTGTGTCAGCTTTCGCCGTGAAAAATATATTCCCAACGGTGGTCCGGACGGTGGTGACGGCGGCGATGGCGGTGACGTTTATCTGCTGGCAGACGAAAACCTGAACACGCTGATTGACTATCGTTTTGAGAAATCCTTCCGCGCTGAGCGTGGACAAAACGGGCAAAGTCGTGATTGTACGGGTAAACGCGGCAAAGACATTACGATTAAAGTCCCTGTTGGTACCCGTGTTCTGGATCAGGGAACTGGCGAAGTGCTAGGTGATATGACGCGTCATCAGCAGAGTCTGATGGTGGCGAAAGGCGGCTGGCATGGTTTAGGTAACACGCGTTTTAAATCGTCTGTCAACCGTGCCCCTCGTCAGAAGACCAGCGGTACGAAAGGCGAAGAACGTGAGCTGACGCTGGAACTGCTGTTGCTGGCTGACGTGGGCATGCTTGGCCTGCCTAACGCAGGTAAATCGACCTTTATCCGTGCGGTATCTGCAGCGAAGCCGAAAGTGGCTGATTATCCGTTTACTACGCTGGTGCCGAGTCTTGGTGTTGTCCGTATGGATAGCGAACAGAGCTTTGTTGTGGCGGATATCCCAGGTTTGATTGAAGGTGCATCCGAAGGCGCTGGGTTAGGGATTCGCTTCCTGAAACACCTTGAGCGCTGCCGTGTACTGTTGCATCTGGTTGATTTAGCACCGATTGATGAGTCAGATCCGATTGAAAATGCCAAAATCATTATCAATGAGCTAGAGCAGTATGGCGCAGGTTTGGCAGAAAAGCCGCGTTGGCTGGTTTTCAACAAGGTTGATTTGATCGATAAGGCTGAAGCGGAAAAACGTGCCAAAGATATTGCGGCTGCGCTTGGCTGGGATGATAAGTATTATCTGATTTCTGCAGCGAACCGTGAAGGCGTCAACCCACTTTGCTGGGACGTGATGAACTTCCTGAAAGCCAATCCGAAAGTGACGGCGATTGCCGAAAGCGCACCGGAAAAAGTGGAGTTCATGTGGGATGATTATCACCGCGAACAGCTGGCTGAAATAGAAAAAGAAGCCGAAGAAGAGTGGGATGATGACTGGGACGATGAAGATGATGAAGGTGTTGAAATCATCTATCAAAAATAA
- the rlmE gene encoding 23S rRNA (uridine(2552)-2'-O)-methyltransferase RlmE, translated as MANKKRSASSSRWLQEHFSDKYVQQAQKKGLRSRAWFKLDEIQQGDKLFKPGMTVVDLGAAPGGWSQYVVTQIGGNGRIIACDILPMDPIVGVDFLQGDFRDELVLKALLERVGDSKVQVVMSDMAPNMSGTPAVDIPKSMYLVELALGMCRDVLAPGGSFLVKVFQGEGFDEYLREIRSLFTKVKIRKPDASRARSREVYIVATGRKL; from the coding sequence ATGGCGAATAAAAAGCGTTCTGCAAGCTCCAGTCGCTGGTTGCAGGAACACTTTAGCGATAAATATGTGCAGCAAGCCCAGAAAAAAGGGCTGCGCTCACGTGCTTGGTTTAAACTTGACGAAATACAGCAAGGCGACAAACTGTTTAAACCCGGTATGACAGTTGTGGATTTAGGCGCAGCACCGGGCGGCTGGTCACAATATGTGGTCACGCAAATTGGTGGAAATGGTCGAATTATCGCGTGTGATATTTTACCGATGGATCCGATTGTCGGCGTCGATTTCCTGCAAGGGGACTTTCGTGATGAACTGGTCCTCAAAGCCTTGCTCGAAAGGGTTGGCGATAGCAAAGTTCAGGTGGTGATGTCTGACATGGCCCCTAACATGAGTGGTACACCAGCCGTTGATATTCCGAAGTCGATGTATCTGGTTGAATTAGCACTTGGTATGTGTCGGGATGTATTAGCACCAGGCGGAAGTTTCCTGGTGAAAGTGTTTCAGGGAGAAGGTTTTGATGAATACCTTCGGGAAATTCGCTCCCTGTTTACGAAGGTGAAAATTCGTAAACCAGACGCCTCACGTGCCCGGTCTCGTGAAGTGTATATTGTAGCGACAGGGCGCAAACTGTAG